Proteins found in one Megachile rotundata isolate GNS110a chromosome 14, iyMegRotu1, whole genome shotgun sequence genomic segment:
- the eco gene encoding establishment of cohesion isoform X1, translating into MSLENMVNNSLYSKDSPKTFPWDKCEVLTETPKRQFGKELQYDIIETSCRNKEIKLLTPLISKHKMNLLPRLCKQKPDENFSSEKKENALKRRATEELENTPVKLLKVTENHSVPKPRAVLFQNKGYETKLKNMTLSARNFYNHSNEKKNYKVVYKSTELKLQRQSLTGHAKYQRKSLRRHTIGGINAGVSHGIKKAKPKTNLNVKKLNNTTKIIDNMQKNVNIASNTISTQEVSSPETECNKHFFKTKKSSMKNSATTAIINNNIKLKSLSNDNVKLSPKNKCQNTKEGHSRTKPADISFDTTDLMVDEPELEKTVEQSNIDNILQILENDWAHDDYDTMDMVMTKKFENIAPLKPVAILKDVTISPASELTDITSTINIKDISTPKTDENISTNSKDKKSDENESEHKYYPLFNKGHSTNKVFNEIDNKSIHNVKENRNWQLSVKLNGGENQCLLDAGQKNFGATQCMECGVVYQIGDPEDENAHLNYHNNKKTLKFSGWKTERVIMEDLLTSSRVILVEPDDPKQCWKKVADVLEYVDRDLGLVDAKVSNYEGKRVYLYIRDKAILGVLVAEYITTAYRMIPDLLELDCCTSESSPAKCGINVVWTDINHRRQGIATKLVDILRGHFYFGYILSLDDIAFSTPTPSGKIFAEKYTKTRNFKVYS; encoded by the exons atgagtctggaaaatatggtaaataattcaTTGTATTCAAAGGACAGTCCAAAAACATTTCCTTGGGACAAATGTGAAGTCTTAACAGAAACACCTAAAAGACAATTTGGTAAAGAATTACAATATGATATCATTGAAACTTCATgcagaaataaagaaattaaattattaacaccGTTGATTTCAAAACATAAAATGAATTTGTTGCCTAGATTATGTAAACAAAAGCCGGATGAAAATTTTTCAtctgaaaagaaagaaaatgcgTTAAAGAGACGCGCAACTGAAGAACTAGAAAATACTCctgtaaaattgttaaaagtcaCTGAAAATCATTCAGTTCCTAAACCTAGAGCAGTTTTATTTCAGAATAAAGGTTATGAAACAAAACTAAAGAATATGACTTTAAGTGCTAGAAACTTTTATAATCATTctaatgaaaagaaaaattataaagtaGTGTATAAATCAAcagaattaaaattgcaaaggcAAAGTCTTACAGGACATGCAAAATATCAAAGGAAATCACTAAGAAGACACACCATAGGAGGAATTAATGCTGGAGTTTCGCATGGTATCAAAAAAGCTAAGCCAAAAAccaatttaaatgttaaaaaacttAATAATACCACAAAAATCATAGATAATATGCAGAAGAATGTCAATATTGCATCAAATACAATATCCACACAAGAAGTATCATCACCAGAAACTGAATGTAATAAACACTTTTTCAAAACTAAAAAATCATCTATGAAAAATTCTGCAACTACAGctataataaacaataatattaaattaaaaagccTGTCAAATGATAACGTGAAATTGAGTCCAAAAAACAAGTGTCAAAATACAAAAGAAGGTCATAGTAGAACAAAACCTGCAGACATTTCTTTTGATACAACTGATTTAATGGTTGATGAACCAGAATTAGAGAAAACAGTAGAACaaagtaacattgataatatattacaaatattagaaAATGATTGGGCCCATGATGATTATGATACAATGGATATGGTAatgacaaaaaaatttgaaaacattgcACCTTTAAAACCAGTTGCAATATTAAAAGATGTTACCATATCACCAGCAAGTGAACTTACTGATATAACATCAACTATCAATATTAAAGACATCAGTACACCAAAAACAGatgaaaatatttctacaaataGTAAAGATAAAAAATCTGATGAAAACGAATCAGAACACAAATATTATCCGCTATTTAATAAAGGACATTCTACTAATAAAGTATTTAA CGAAATTGACAATAAATCAATACATAAcgtaaaagaaaatagaaattggCAATTATCTGTAAAATTAAATGGTGGTGAAaatcaatgtttattagatgcAGGTCAAAAGAATTTTGGAGCAACACAATGTATGGAATGTGGTGTTGTATATCAAATAGGAGATCCTGAAGACGAAAATGCTCATTTAAATTATCACAACAAtaaaaaaactttaaaattttcg GGCTGGAAAACAGAACGTGTAATTATGGAAGATCTTCTTACATCAAGTCGAGTAATTCTGGTAGAGCCAGATGATCCAAAACAATGTTGGAAGAAAGTAGCAGATGTTTTAGAGTATGTGGATAGAGATTTAGGACTGGTTGATGCAAAAGTATCAAATTATGAGGGAAAGAGa GTCTACCTGTACATAAGGGACAAAGCAATTTTAGGAGTATTAGTTGCGGAATATATAACAACAGCGTATCGTATGATACCTGATTTATTAGAATTAGATTGTTGTACATCAGAAAGTAGTCCTGCTAAGTGTGGTATAAACGTTGTATGGACTGATATAAATCATCGTAGACAAGGCATAGCTACTAAACTAGTTGATATACTAag AGGCCACTTCTATTTCGGATATATATTGTCTTTAGATGATATTGCATTTTCAACTCCAACTCCAAGCGGAAAAATATTTGCTGAAAAATATACCAAAAcacgaaatttcaaagtttacagttaa
- the eco gene encoding establishment of cohesion isoform X2 codes for MTLSARNFYNHSNEKKNYKVVYKSTELKLQRQSLTGHAKYQRKSLRRHTIGGINAGVSHGIKKAKPKTNLNVKKLNNTTKIIDNMQKNVNIASNTISTQEVSSPETECNKHFFKTKKSSMKNSATTAIINNNIKLKSLSNDNVKLSPKNKCQNTKEGHSRTKPADISFDTTDLMVDEPELEKTVEQSNIDNILQILENDWAHDDYDTMDMVMTKKFENIAPLKPVAILKDVTISPASELTDITSTINIKDISTPKTDENISTNSKDKKSDENESEHKYYPLFNKGHSTNKVFNEIDNKSIHNVKENRNWQLSVKLNGGENQCLLDAGQKNFGATQCMECGVVYQIGDPEDENAHLNYHNNKKTLKFSGWKTERVIMEDLLTSSRVILVEPDDPKQCWKKVADVLEYVDRDLGLVDAKVSNYEGKRVYLYIRDKAILGVLVAEYITTAYRMIPDLLELDCCTSESSPAKCGINVVWTDINHRRQGIATKLVDILRGHFYFGYILSLDDIAFSTPTPSGKIFAEKYTKTRNFKVYS; via the exons ATGACTTTAAGTGCTAGAAACTTTTATAATCATTctaatgaaaagaaaaattataaagtaGTGTATAAATCAAcagaattaaaattgcaaaggcAAAGTCTTACAGGACATGCAAAATATCAAAGGAAATCACTAAGAAGACACACCATAGGAGGAATTAATGCTGGAGTTTCGCATGGTATCAAAAAAGCTAAGCCAAAAAccaatttaaatgttaaaaaacttAATAATACCACAAAAATCATAGATAATATGCAGAAGAATGTCAATATTGCATCAAATACAATATCCACACAAGAAGTATCATCACCAGAAACTGAATGTAATAAACACTTTTTCAAAACTAAAAAATCATCTATGAAAAATTCTGCAACTACAGctataataaacaataatattaaattaaaaagccTGTCAAATGATAACGTGAAATTGAGTCCAAAAAACAAGTGTCAAAATACAAAAGAAGGTCATAGTAGAACAAAACCTGCAGACATTTCTTTTGATACAACTGATTTAATGGTTGATGAACCAGAATTAGAGAAAACAGTAGAACaaagtaacattgataatatattacaaatattagaaAATGATTGGGCCCATGATGATTATGATACAATGGATATGGTAatgacaaaaaaatttgaaaacattgcACCTTTAAAACCAGTTGCAATATTAAAAGATGTTACCATATCACCAGCAAGTGAACTTACTGATATAACATCAACTATCAATATTAAAGACATCAGTACACCAAAAACAGatgaaaatatttctacaaataGTAAAGATAAAAAATCTGATGAAAACGAATCAGAACACAAATATTATCCGCTATTTAATAAAGGACATTCTACTAATAAAGTATTTAA CGAAATTGACAATAAATCAATACATAAcgtaaaagaaaatagaaattggCAATTATCTGTAAAATTAAATGGTGGTGAAaatcaatgtttattagatgcAGGTCAAAAGAATTTTGGAGCAACACAATGTATGGAATGTGGTGTTGTATATCAAATAGGAGATCCTGAAGACGAAAATGCTCATTTAAATTATCACAACAAtaaaaaaactttaaaattttcg GGCTGGAAAACAGAACGTGTAATTATGGAAGATCTTCTTACATCAAGTCGAGTAATTCTGGTAGAGCCAGATGATCCAAAACAATGTTGGAAGAAAGTAGCAGATGTTTTAGAGTATGTGGATAGAGATTTAGGACTGGTTGATGCAAAAGTATCAAATTATGAGGGAAAGAGa GTCTACCTGTACATAAGGGACAAAGCAATTTTAGGAGTATTAGTTGCGGAATATATAACAACAGCGTATCGTATGATACCTGATTTATTAGAATTAGATTGTTGTACATCAGAAAGTAGTCCTGCTAAGTGTGGTATAAACGTTGTATGGACTGATATAAATCATCGTAGACAAGGCATAGCTACTAAACTAGTTGATATACTAag AGGCCACTTCTATTTCGGATATATATTGTCTTTAGATGATATTGCATTTTCAACTCCAACTCCAAGCGGAAAAATATTTGCTGAAAAATATACCAAAAcacgaaatttcaaagtttacagttaa
- the Glyp gene encoding glycogen phosphorylase, with the protein MSASETDHEKRKQISVRGIVDVENVANFKKTFNRHLHYTLVKDRNVATSRDYFFALAHSVKDNLVSRWIRTQQYYYEKDPKRVYYLSLEYYMGRTLQNTMINLGIQGACDEAMYQMGLDIEELEELEEDAGLGNGGLGRLAACFLDSMATLGLAAYGYGIRYEYGIFAQKIKNGEQIEEPDDWLRYGNPWEKARPEFMLPVNFYGQVIDTPEGKKWVNTQVVFAMPYDNPIPGYKNNVVNTLRLWSAKSPVEFNLKFFNDGDYIQAVIDRNLAENITRVLYPNDNFFEGKELRLKQEYFMVAATLQDIIRRYKASKFGSREHHRTDFDVFPDKVAIQLNDTHPSLAIPELMRILIDVEGLPWEKAWDITTRTCAYTNHTVLPEALERWPTSLLESILPRHLQIIYHINFLHLQDVSTKYPGDIDRLRRMSLIEEDGEKRVNMAHLSIVGSHAINGVAAIHSEILKNGVFKDFYELTPEKFQNKTNGITPRRWLLLCNPNLSDIIEEKIGSDWTVHLEQLAQLKQWAKDPVFQRSIIKVKQENKLKLTQLLEKDYGVKVNPASIFDIQVKRIHEYKRQLLNCLHVITLYNRIKKDPSAPFVPRTVMIGGKAAPGYHLAKKIIKLICSVGNVINNDPIVGDKLKFIFLENYRVTLAEKIIPAADLSEQISTAGTEASGTGNMKFMLNGALTIGTLDGANVEMAEEMGEENIFIFGMTVDEVEELKRKGYNAYDYYNRIPELKQCVDQIQGGFFSPNNPDEFKDITNVLLNWDRFYLFADYESYIEMQNHVSKVYQDESKWVEMAIHNIASSGKFSSDRTIAEYAREIWGVEPSWQRLPAPNEPRDI; encoded by the exons ATGTCAGCGTCAGAAACAGATCACGAGAAAAGAAAACAAATTTCAGTGCGTGGAATTGTCGATGTAGAAAATGTagcaaattttaagaaaacgtTCAATAGACATTTGCATTATACTTTAGTAAAAGATCGTAATGTAGCTACAAGTAGGGATTATTTCTTCGCCTTGGCACACAGCGTCAAGGACAATTTGGTTTCGAGATGGATACGTACTCAGCAATATTATTACGAAAAGGACCCTAAG AGGGTGTATTATCTTTCCTTGGAGTATTACATGGGCAGAACTCTTCAGAATACTATGATCAACTTGGGTATTCAAGGTGCCTGCGACGAAGCAATGTATCAG ATGGGTTTAGACATCGAAGAACTCGAAGAACTCGAGGAAGATGCTGGATTGGGAAACGGAGGTTTAGGAAGATTAGCAGCTTGCTTCCTCGATAGTATGGCCACTCTTGGCTTAGCAGCCTACGGATACGGAATTCGGTACGAATACGGAATATTCGCGCAAAAGATTAAAAACGGGGAACAGATAGAGGAGCCAGATGATTGGTTGCGTTATGGAAATCCATGGGAAAAGGCTAGACCTGAATTCATGCTCCCGGTAAATTTCTACGGGCAAGTTATCGATACTCCTGAGGGAAAGAAATGGGTGAACACACAG GTTGTGTTCGCAATGCCCTACGATAATCCGATTCCCGGATATAAAAACAACGTGGTTAATACTCTCAGACTGTGGTCCGCAAAATCACctgtagaatttaatttaaaattct TCAATGACGGTGATTACATTCAAGCTGTGATTGATCGCAACTTAGCCGAGAATATCACGAGGGTTCTGTATCCTAATGACAATTTCTTTGAAGGAAAAGAATTACGTCTGAAGCAAGAATACTTCATGGTGGCAGCAACTCTTCAAGACATAATACGCAG GTACAAAGCTAGCAAATTTGGTTCAAGGGAACATCATAGGACAGATTTCGATGTGTTCCCTGACAAGGTTGCTATTCAGTTAAACGATACTCACCCTTCTCTGGCCATTCCTGAACTCATGAGGATCCTTATCGATGTCGAAGGACTTCCTTGGGAAAAAGCTTGGGATATAACAACGAGAACTTGTGCCTACACTAATCACACAGTGCTACCAGAAGCTCTTGAAAGATGGCCAACGAGCTTGTTGGAAAGCATTCTTCCTCGACATCTGCAAATCATCTATCATATAAACTTCCTTCATCTTCAGGATGTATCTACCAAATACCCAGGAGATATAGATCGCCTTCGTCGTATGTCTTTGATAGAAGAAGATGGTGAGAAAAGAGTGAACATGGCACATCTGTCGATTGTCGGCAGTCATGCTATTAACGGTGTAGCGGCGATACATTCGGAAATATTGAAGAACGGCGT TTTTAAGGACTTCTATGAATTAACACCcgagaaattccaaaataaaacCAATGGTATTACGCCAAGAAGATGGCTCCTCTTGTGCAATCCAAACCTTTCAGACATTATCGAAGAA AAAATTGGCAGCGATTGGACAGTGCATTTGGAACAGCTTGCACAACTGAAACAATGGGCCAAAGACCCAGTCTTCCAACGTAGTATCATAAAAGTTAAGcaagaaaataaattgaaattaacgcAGTTACTCGAGAAAGATTATGGAGTTAAAGTAAATCCCGCCTCTATTTTCGATATTCAG GTGAAACGAATACATGAATACAAGAGACAACTTTTGAATTGCCTACACGTAATAACACTTTATAACAGAATAAAGAAAGATCCATCCGCACCGTTCGTTCCTCGAACAGTTATGATCGGTGGAAAAGCAGCACCTGGATATCACTTagcaaagaaaattattaaattaatttgtagcgtaggaaatgttattaataatgatCCTATTGTTGGTGACAAGCTGAAATTTATCTTCTTAGAGAATTATCGAGTCACGTTAGCCGAGAAAATTATTCCAGCAGCAGATTTGAGCGAACAAATTTCGACTGCTGGCACTGAAGCGTCTGGTACAGGAAACATGAAGTTTATG TTAAACGGAGCCTTAACAATTGGCACATTGGATGGTGCTAATGTAGAAATGGCTGAAGAAATGGgtgaagaaaatatatttatttttggtaTGACCGTTGACGAAGTGGAAGAGTTAAAACGGAAAGGATATAATGCATACGATTACTATAATAGAATCCCAGAATTAAAACAGTGTGTTGATCAGATACAAGGAGGTTTCTTCAGTCCTAACAATCCAGATGAATTTAAAGATATTAccaatgttttattaaattgggACCGATTTTACTTATTCGCTGATTATGAAAGCTACATAGAAATGCAGAATCACGTCAGTAAAGTATATCAG gatGAAAGCAAATGGGTAGAAATGGCTATTCATAACATAGCTTCTTCAGGCAAATTTTCATCGGATAGAACAATTGCGGAATATGCCCGCgaaatttggggtgttgagCCATCTTGGCAACGACTTCCCGCACCTAATGAACCTCGagacatttaa
- the Rtnl1 gene encoding reticulon isoform X5, producing MTRSNKLRTPLEDLLDESPVAALIYWRDPKKSGAVFGCILGVLLSLAYFSLISVLAYLSLLVLTGTIAFRIYKTVLQALQKTSDGHPFKDILELDLTLSAEKVHEVAVVAVAHANAAISELRRLFLVEDFVDSLKFGVLLWCLTYVGSWFNGMTLIIIGVIALFTLPKVYETNKAQIDQNLALVHGKINELTAKVKAAIPLGKKEPIKEE from the exons ATGACACGAAGCAATAAGTTAAGAACCCCCTTGGAAGATCTCCTCGATGAAAGTCCCG TGGCAGCTTTAATTTACTGGCGCGATCCAAAGAAATCGGGAGCCGTTTTTGGATGTATACTTGGCGTGCTCCTCTCGCTGGCCTATTTCAGTCTGATAAGCGTTCTTGCTTATCTGTCTCTTCTCGTCCTCACCGGCACCATTGCCTTCAGGATCTACAAGACCGTCCTACAAGCTCTCCAGAAGACCTCTGACGGACATCCTTTCAA AGACATTCTGGAACTTGACTTGACGTTGTCCGCGGAGAAGGTGCACGAAGTCGCGGTCGTAGCCGTTGCACATGCAAATGCAGCTATCAGCGAACTACGTAGGCTCTTCCTTGTAGAGGACTTTGTCGATTCCTTGAAATTTGGTGTTCTTCTTTGGTGCCTCACTTACGTGGGATCTTGGTTCAATGGCATGACTTTGATCATAATCG GAGTAATTGCCTTGTTCACACTACCGAAGGTTTACGAAACAAATAAGGCACAAATCGATCAAAATTTGGCCTTGGTGCATGGCAAGATCAATGAGCTTACCGCTAA AGTGAAAGCTGCAATACCGCTTGGTAAGAAAGAACCAATAAAGGAAGAATAA
- the LOC100877524 gene encoding putative ATP-dependent RNA helicase DDX43, translating to MDNYQHSYTAINSKFTKHGNKERYRRNNYKYEENQFSNSSYNNVDYESEKFIIHISSDKVGKLIGRSGANIKDLQSKTNTKIQIDRSTGNDTTAVTIIGSKEAQQHASNEIQDLLKDSLYLSLDEKNEHKEQNDEPKIDFAAFDWSKAGKECDEYRQQKWAKYAPIIKNFYKEHPDVAKMTKEQVAHIRKTNNNIEVRYMFEEQEKSLEEFDIPNPIETFEQAFEDYPEILEEIRKQGFTKPSPIQCQAWPVLLSGKDLIGIAQTGTGKTLAFLLPALIHIEGQETPRSERSGPNVLIMAPTRELALQIEKEVNKYSYHGIKAVCVYGGGSRKEQVNIVTKGVEIVIATPGRLNDLVEANILNISSVTYLVLDEADRMLDMGFEPQIRKTLLDIRPDRQTVMTSATWPQGVRRLAQSYMKDPIQVFVGSLDLATVHTVMQKIYIIDEEEKTNMMYQFFREMSPTDKVIVFFGKKCRVDDVASDLALQGVNCQSIHGGREQCDREQALEDLKLGEVQILLATDVASRGIDIEDVTHVLNYDFPRDIEEYVHRVGRTGRAGRTGESITFMTRKDWSLAKELINLLEEANQEVPEELYQMADRYEARRDKRDFPHRRGNRRY from the exons ATGGATAATTATCAGCATTCGTATACTGCTATAAACAGTAAATTTACAAAGCATGGTAATAAAGAAAGATATCGAAGAAATAACTATAAATATGAAGAGAATCAGTTCTCTAATTCGAGCTACAACAATGTTGACTATGAATCTgagaaatttattatacatattagcAGTGATAAAGTAGGAAAGTTAATTGGTAGAAGTGGAGCTAATATTAAAGATCTCCAAAGtaaaacaaatacaaaaattcaa attgacagGTCAACAGGAAATGACACTACAGCAGTGACAATAATTGGTTCCAAGGAAGCACAACAGCATGCTAGCAATGAAATACAAGATTTATTAAAAGACTCTTTATACTTATCATTAGATGAAAAGAATGAGCATAAAGAGCAAAATGATGAACCAAAGATTGATTTTGCTGCATTTGATTGGAGTAAAGCTGGTAAAGAATGT GATGAGTACAGACAACAAAAATGGGCAAAATATGCccctattattaaaaatttttataaagagCATCCAGATGTTGCTAAGATGACAAAAGAACAAGTAGCCCATATTAGAAAAACAAACAATAATATAGAAGTAAGATATATGTTTGAAGAACAAGAAAAGAGTTTAGAAGAATTTGACATACCAAATCCTATTGAAACATTTGAACAAGCTTTTGAG GATTACCCTGAAATACTAGAGGAAATAAGAAAACAAGGATTTACTAAACCAAGTCCAATACAGTGTCAAGCTTGGCCTGTTCTTCTCAGTGGTAAAGATCTTATTGGAATTGCACAGACAGGCACAG GTAAAACTTTGGCATTTTTGTTGCCTGCCTTAATTCATATTGAAGGACAAGAAACACCAAGATCAGAGCGGAGTGGACCTAATGTTCTTATTATGGCACCCACCAGAGAATTAGCActacaaattgaaaaagaagTGAATAAATATTCTTATCATGGTATAAAAGC GGTATGTGTTTATGGAGGTGGCAGTCGCAAAGAACAAGTCAATATAGTAACAAAGGGTGTAGAAATAGTTATTGCAACTCCTGGTAGACTAAACGATCTTGTTGAGGCAAATATCTTAAACATCTCGTCAGTTACCTACCTTGTATTAGATGAAGCTGATCGTATGCTCGATATGGGATTTGAACCACAAATTAGGAAAACTTTATTAGATATAAGACCAGATCGACAGACGGTTATGACgag TGCTACATGGCCTCAAGGGGTTAGACGTTTAGCTCAATCATACATGAAAGATCCAATTCAAGTATTTGTTGGATCTCTCGACTTAGCTACTGTACATACAGTAATGCAAAAAATCTATATCATTGACGAAGAAGAGAAAACGAACATG ATGTATCAATTTTTTCGTGAAATGTCTCCCACCGATAAGGTAATAGTATTTTTTGGGAAAAAATGTCGAGTTGATGACGTGGCGAGCGATTTAGCTTTACAAGGTGTTAATTGTCAAAGCATACATGGAGGAAGAGAGCAATGTGATAGAGAACAAGCATTAGAAGATTTAAAACTTGGTGAAGTACAAATACTTCTTGCAACGGACGTTGCCAGTCGAGGCATCGATATCGAAGATGTTAC ACATGTATTAAATTATGATTTTCCACGAGATATTGAGGAATACGTTCATCGAGTTGGTCGGACCGGTCGTGCTGGACGTACAGGAGAAAGTATAACATTTATGACAAGGAAAGATTGGTCTCTTGCGAAAGAATTAATTAATCTTTTAGAAGAAGCTAATCAA GAAGTACCTGAAGAACTGTATCAAATGGCTGATAGATATGAAGCACGAAGGGATAAACGAGATTTCCCTCATAGAAGAGGCAACAGAAGATATTAA
- the LOC100884047 gene encoding galectin-8 encodes MSINQNEIFVQTKENALREFSFVDEDTVPLNVSEPIPLQPLKPTSAIVVTGYIPPDALRFSVNLLCKAAGNIALHFNARLDRGYVVRNTKFKGCWEEEETCSPAGHSAFRRNSYVHILIFCTTNSFQIAINGEHFCAFSYRMPLDDITSVEINGSLEDIRFRQLELFVYPDAKLYRPSNILSLKIDRPLVEFLSVPITVDIDSQFKTGSRLFIAGRLKLLPHSFYVNLQKGKAIYPHPIIALHLNPRFSYGSSAPYVVMNCWMNGSWGHEERHHGHLSWMPGRDFLLSIRCEHEVYTIWLGDKMIGEFKHRLQPNIIDTLKISGDIVLHELAMTYSN; translated from the exons ATGTCTATAaaccaaaatgaaattttcgtgCAAACAAAAGAAAATGCTCTTCGAGAGTTCTCTTTTGTCGACGAGGATACAGTGCCGTTA AATGTTTCGGAACCGATTCCGTTGCAACCTCTGAAACCAACGTCAGCCATCGTGGTCACTGGATACATTCCTCCTGATGCGTTGAG GTTTTCAGTGAATTTATTATGTAAGGCGGCAGGCAACATTGCATTACATTTCAACGCACGATTAGATAGGGGTTATGTCGTtcgaaatacaaaatttaagggATGCtgggaagaagaagaaacttgCTCTCCTGCTGGACACTCTGCTTTCCGACGTAATTCTTATgtgcatattttaatattctgcaCTACGAATTCATTTCAG ATCGCAATCAACGGAGAGCATTTTTGTGCCTTTTCGTATAGGATGCCTCTTGATGACATCACAAGTGTCGAGATTAATGGATCATTAGAAGATATTAGATTTCGACAACTCGAATTATTTGTTTACCCAGATGCAAAATTATATAGACCAAGCAATATTTTAAGCTTAAAAATCGATCGACCACTCGTCGAGTTTCTC AGCGTTCCCATTACAGTAGATATCGACAGTCAGTTCAAAACAGGCTCCAGACTTTTTATAGCTGGAAGATTAAAGCTTCTTCCTCATTC GTTTTACGTGAACTTACAAAAAGGGAAAGCAATTTATCCGCATCCTATAATTGCCTTACATTTAAATCCCCGATTTTCATATGGTAGTAGTGCACCCTATGTTGTAATGAATTGTTGGATGAATGGATCATGGGGACACGAGGAAAGGCATCACGGACATTTATCTTGGATGCCTGGACGTGATTTTCTTTTATC CATACGATGCGAACATGAAGTATACACGATATGGCTAGGTGACAAAATGATTGGTGAATTCAAACACAGATTACAACCGAATATCATCGATACTCTTAAAATATCTGGAGATATTGTTCTGCATGAATTAGCAATGACTTATTCGAATTAA
- the Rtnl1 gene encoding reticulon isoform X6: MAIKKEELAALIYWRDPKKSGAVFGCILGVLLSLAYFSLISVLAYLSLLVLTGTIAFRIYKTVLQALQKTSDGHPFKDILELDLTLSAEKVHEVAVVAVAHANAAISELRRLFLVEDFVDSLKFGVLLWCLTYVGSWFNGMTLIIIGVIALFTLPKVYETNKAQIDQNLALVHGKINELTAKVKAAIPLGKKEPIKEE; the protein is encoded by the exons ATGGCCATCAAGAAGGAAGAAC TGGCAGCTTTAATTTACTGGCGCGATCCAAAGAAATCGGGAGCCGTTTTTGGATGTATACTTGGCGTGCTCCTCTCGCTGGCCTATTTCAGTCTGATAAGCGTTCTTGCTTATCTGTCTCTTCTCGTCCTCACCGGCACCATTGCCTTCAGGATCTACAAGACCGTCCTACAAGCTCTCCAGAAGACCTCTGACGGACATCCTTTCAA AGACATTCTGGAACTTGACTTGACGTTGTCCGCGGAGAAGGTGCACGAAGTCGCGGTCGTAGCCGTTGCACATGCAAATGCAGCTATCAGCGAACTACGTAGGCTCTTCCTTGTAGAGGACTTTGTCGATTCCTTGAAATTTGGTGTTCTTCTTTGGTGCCTCACTTACGTGGGATCTTGGTTCAATGGCATGACTTTGATCATAATCG GAGTAATTGCCTTGTTCACACTACCGAAGGTTTACGAAACAAATAAGGCACAAATCGATCAAAATTTGGCCTTGGTGCATGGCAAGATCAATGAGCTTACCGCTAA AGTGAAAGCTGCAATACCGCTTGGTAAGAAAGAACCAATAAAGGAAGAATAA
- the Rtnl1 gene encoding reticulon isoform X7 — protein sequence MNLAALIYWRDPKKSGAVFGCILGVLLSLAYFSLISVLAYLSLLVLTGTIAFRIYKTVLQALQKTSDGHPFKDILELDLTLSAEKVHEVAVVAVAHANAAISELRRLFLVEDFVDSLKFGVLLWCLTYVGSWFNGMTLIIIGVIALFTLPKVYETNKAQIDQNLALVHGKINELTAKVKAAIPLGKKEPIKEE from the exons ATGAACC TGGCAGCTTTAATTTACTGGCGCGATCCAAAGAAATCGGGAGCCGTTTTTGGATGTATACTTGGCGTGCTCCTCTCGCTGGCCTATTTCAGTCTGATAAGCGTTCTTGCTTATCTGTCTCTTCTCGTCCTCACCGGCACCATTGCCTTCAGGATCTACAAGACCGTCCTACAAGCTCTCCAGAAGACCTCTGACGGACATCCTTTCAA AGACATTCTGGAACTTGACTTGACGTTGTCCGCGGAGAAGGTGCACGAAGTCGCGGTCGTAGCCGTTGCACATGCAAATGCAGCTATCAGCGAACTACGTAGGCTCTTCCTTGTAGAGGACTTTGTCGATTCCTTGAAATTTGGTGTTCTTCTTTGGTGCCTCACTTACGTGGGATCTTGGTTCAATGGCATGACTTTGATCATAATCG GAGTAATTGCCTTGTTCACACTACCGAAGGTTTACGAAACAAATAAGGCACAAATCGATCAAAATTTGGCCTTGGTGCATGGCAAGATCAATGAGCTTACCGCTAA AGTGAAAGCTGCAATACCGCTTGGTAAGAAAGAACCAATAAAGGAAGAATAA